Below is a window of Rhizophagus irregularis chromosome 10, complete sequence DNA.
tcctctttgtCTCcaatcacttcttttcgtctcccatcactccttttcgtctctcatcatgtcctatttctcctttttgtttcctatcacttctcattactcttttattccctttcatcttctattactttccattactccattgttattttatttttttattagcatctttttccttgatcattgtaatttacttatcttttttatttcttgttattgtttcttttatttgtacacttcaataaaaataaatatggtgatttttttctttaaaatcgtaaatgtgacttaaattttaatatttgtaaataaaatttaattaaataagatattttgaataaatatatttgcaaaaaattttttttaaaaaatatctttttaataataaccgatcaaaaattagatagtacatatatatttgaaaaaaataaccCAGGCGATGATCGCCCAGGCAAtcccaatttttatttatatattaaaagtatttaaaatagtagattttcaaaaatgtttccaattaatgataaaaagaagaaacacttcaaacaaatttctgctatatacttttcttaaagttaacattattaactttttaatttatgtcgGCTCATGCGGAGCTTtactagtatataaaatttgcttaatttaCTGCTATTAAGGATTCtatcatagtttttttttaattttatcttaatcttattaatgtaatttagtaattttttaattttataaaaaaagatctctaatgaaattctttattaaaaaaaaaatttcaagccaaaattctcgatacccttattaaaaaaaaaactattttctaacaaaattctccatcaaaaaaataaaaaaacttttcaaccaacaattctctaatgaaattctcaatcaaaaaaaatatccctgattaagaaaaatttctaacgaaaatcttccatcaaaaaatacattttccctattaaaaaaaaaattcaaagattctttacctattaaaaaaagttctcaaaagaatttctatcaaaaaaaaacttccctcctattaaaaaaaaaattctttaccaaaattttctatcaaaaaaaaaaatctcctgttaaaaaaattattaacgaaatgatctatcaaaaaaaaaaaaattctctaataaaattctccgtcaaaaaatactttcacctattaaaaaaaattcccaaaagaattctttatcaaggaaaactccctcctattaaaaaaaattcttaacgaaattctctatcaaaaaaaaatttcacttgttaaaaaaattttctagtaacgaaattatctatcaaaaaaaaatcttccctattaaaaaaattcttcaaataattttctgcaaaaaaaaaaaaaattctcaattaattctttatcaaaaaaaaaatctctcctatcaaaaaaaattgttaagtacatatcaaaaaaaaaatcttatcaaaaaaaaaattctccaataaaatttctatcaaataaaagtttttaacgaaattatcatcaaaaaaaaaactcagaaatgttcctatcaatgaaaaaaaattttctaacgaaattttttatcaaaaaaaatcttattaaaaaaattcccaaagaaattctatcaaactaagcctttgcctatattaaaaataaaaattctctacaaaatttgtttataaaaaaaagccaataaaaaaaaaaaaaattttttaaaactatgcTAAACTTAAAACATGTGACCAACAAAATATCAACCCTGTGCTGacaaagaaactaatttttgacaaagataaaattattgagcatagttggattaaatcaaatacagttggacaaaaacatcaagcacagacggacaaaaatatcaagcacaaATGGATAAAAACATAAAGCACGGACGGATAAAAATGTCAAGCATGGTCAGAtaaaaacatcaagcacgtacagataaaaacatcaagcacgtacagataaatatcaagcatgTACAGATAAACATCAAACACGTACAaataaaacatcaagcacgtacagataaaacatcaagcacgtacagataaacatcaagcatgaacagataaaaatatcaagcacgtgatagataaacatcaagcatgaacagataaaaatatcaagcacgtacagataaatatcaagcacgggACAGATGAAAATCAAGCATAAACAGGTAAAATGTCAGACACGGGGTGACATTTTGTCAAGCcatgcttgatattttatCGCACAATGTCTGATAATTATGTCCAACTCGGCTTGCCATAATCAACTCCTAATTCTATTGGTGCTCCCGATTTTCTAATTTTGGGTTCACTTTTTTTGTTAGCCTTTTTAATATTAGGTTTCCATTATGGAAAGCCGTCCTTGACAAAAGGTTGATGTCCAAACATCATGAAATATAATGTTTAGACATCATGATGGtatgtctagacatcatgtttGATATATGTAGGATGATGTTTGTACATTATTTAACATGATGTGAAAGACATCAACCgacatgatgtctagacatcatgctgatcaaattaccaaatatagtatatttatgagttacacaaaataaaatttactatatttggtaaCATGATGTCTAAGACATCATGTCGGTTGATGCTTGAGCATCATGTTGAATGATGTACAAACATTATTCTACATATATCaaacatgatgtctagacattATCCAACATGATGTCTGGATATCAACCTTTTGTCAAGGACGGCTTTCCATATTCCATTGACATATGAATATACTTATATACTCTTAGGGTCTTtgcatttttaaatcaaaCGATATATATAGCCAAGTTTTGCAATATTGAGTAATATAAGAgtgataagaaaatttattaagttataatgCGTAGAAGTGATAGTATGCTTATTTAACATCAATTGACCAATGCACAATTGTTATCGCTATACATTGTATTAATGAGTTATAGACAAGACGTTATAATACCAAATACacgaatataaaaaattagtaaagtTTTCGTAAAGAATACACACAATAATTGATGGCACAGTAATCATTTGAATGACcctctttttataattatgattgGTTCATAAATAATCATCATTAGCCACACAACATTTTCTtggagaaaatatttttttattaaaaaaagataaaaaaataaaaaaaataaaaaattctctatatttacatatgctttaaatgttaaaaagaataaaaagtatgtttatattaataataactttctattaatgtattaaatgttatattgCAATAAcacttaaattattactaaaaataacgCCGTTTTGATGTTAtcagttattatatataagcTAGCCTCCCGAGATTACAAAACTTTAATAATCTGCAGAataactattaaattttttgtttattttctttgacTAAAGTATTTAAGTTACACCCTGAAAGTAAAAAGCTAGGTAAAcgaaaattaatatgtaaatattttcatacctTTATATACAACTTTCCTTAGGTGTTTTTCGCCTGTTTAGTTTGATCAAAGTGCTGAAATGACATAATGAAATCTTACAGTACAAAAGTACgtttttatgaaatttctaCAGCTTCATGAGTCATGACAATATTATTCTATACCCGAAATTCCGAACtgttgaaaaataaaaatatttatattaacaaaactttaaatgtaaaaaatataaaaggggaaaaaataaagaagggaatttttttcggtaaacgataaacaaataattaattaatgtgGCTGGGACAATCAAATAACCATTTGGCATGAATGATCATCACATGTCATGCAGTTAAATAAGATGATCAAACAGTTAAAACAATGATCAATGAGTAATTGAGTTGGACAAGATATATGCATATTTACTGATTCACAGTTTTTCTGCCTTTCTTAGGTTATATTTAACctcattattatcattcacATGAAACTGATAGTCTTGTccttattttttaagatagCCAATGATATAAGTGATTTTTACGACAAAATGCATCATCCGATTTAGGTAGTACCATACAATGCATTTTATCGTTCTGCATTAtgcaattaatataattagatacactttcttttcaaaattaacttttttttaaaaagaattataaacctttataatatatttcattatgtCTTATAGTCAAAATCTATCAGTTAATGCTGCAATTAATAAAGCATTTGcattaatagattataatatttacaatgatatacacaaacaatttgaattttttcaacGAATACTTCTTGCTAACGATTTACTtacagaaaatgaaaaatatgaagcaataacaataataactaGAGTTTATGATAGTTTTAAAATTGCTCTTAATGATGGAATAAAAAGAACCTGTGAAAGTTGTGAACaagaatgtttagctacattatattgtgaatgtTGTGttcgaaaatatttaaaatccaattttttaaattgggCACctggaaataaaaatattaataatttgatacaAGAATGTCAAATGAAAACATTAAAACCAAATAGGATAatagaatggattccatataataatttggaaaatattaaatatctaacAAAAGGTGGATGTTCTGAGATTTATACGGCAGTTTGGATTTATGGTCACTTTACTGGATGGAATTCTAAAgaacaacaattaaaaagatttgggAGACAAGAAGTAATACTTAAAAGATTAGAAAACGTTGAAAATGCAAATAGAAATTGGGTTGGAGAGGTttgtaattcaaaatatttataaagttttttaatattatattaagttattaatgaaatttttttacaggccaaatcacatttaactataagtaataaatgggCAGGTGTTGTCCAATGTTATGGGTTAACACAAGAaccatcaaatggaaattatatgcttgtaatgaatgaaatgaatacagatttaagaaaatatttacatcaaaatcataataagcttacatggaaagaaagaattcaaattattactgATATAAGTGATGCACTTGCGAAAATTCATGAAGAAAATGcgattcatagagatttgcattctggaaatatattatataattttggtaaTGCATTCCGTATTAgcgatcttggattttgtggacctgcaGATATAccattaaaaagtatatacggaaatcttccttatatagcacctgaggttattattagaaaagaaCAGACTTTTAagtctgatatttatagtattgcaatgcttatgtgggaaatttcatctggacaaccaccatttattaattatgaacatAATTATGATCTTGCAATGTATATTGTTAATGGTataagaccaaaaattgtatcaggaactcctttagaatataaaaatttaatgagacAATGTTGGAATGCTGATCCATCAAAACGACCTGATATTGgaacatttttaaatgaaatagaTAAACTTAATCTATTCTATCATAGTGAATCAGATGATCGACccgaagaaaataataatttaaaaataaatagtaatgtTAATAGTCTAGAAAGTTATGAAAGTTATACAAATAGTACAAGTAAAGtttttcaatttgaaaatcttcctgaaccaaaaaatgcaacagaaggtaatatattatttacttcttaaatgtttaaaataaggatcaataatttaataaattgtttattattattttttttatttaaattaatagaagaattagaaggtatgaaatttatttactgtttataaattattaaatagtcaattattttttaaaaataaattttatagcattttatagtaaatcaattgattttaatattcctgataatagtaagtataaattggatttatataaaataaaatattttatttaactatcttaactttttttagttgatgattttgataaattgaaTGATCAGAAGAATAAGAAGAATACACCAAAATTATGTAGCAtatttaaaggtaatttaattaatgataaagtttattttatcctataaagtaataaaaaatatatataaatactaattatattaaattatttagttggTTGTAAAaagttattcaaaatattaaaaagaaatccaAAGGATggtaagtaaataataattgttatgttaatttaatcattcattattaataaacataatttatataacggataattatttttaggtattcaaaatgataaaaaaggaaaaatcatTTGTGTTACCGCATGCGTTAAAACAACgcgaaaaaaaagtaaaaaaagcaaagaaaaatgagattataactttt
It encodes the following:
- a CDS encoding uncharacterized protein (SECRETED:cutsite_LEA-FY; SECRETED:prob_0.7955); SECRETED:SignalP(1-27), which codes for MFKIRINNLINCLLLFFLFKLIEELEAFYSKSIDFNIPDNIDDFDKLNDQKNKKNTPKLCSIFKVGCKKLFKILKRNPKDGIQNDKKGKIICVTACVKTTRKKSKKSKEK